Proteins encoded together in one Lathyrus oleraceus cultivar Zhongwan6 chromosome 5, CAAS_Psat_ZW6_1.0, whole genome shotgun sequence window:
- the LOC127084089 gene encoding WAT1-related protein At4g08290: protein MDKIGFASFGSKAKPYVLTVAVQFGFAGAVIFSMASFNIGMSRFVFIVYRNIIAAITLAPFAWFFERKVRPKMTISVFLQIMALAFLEPVIDQGFTFLGMQYTSASFTSIMLNTVPSITFFLAVIFRIERVNIKQIRSIAKVIGTIVTFGGALLMTIYKGPPIHLFYTPNTTHHHAGSHDTQTLKHWVSGTLFILLGCSAWSSFIIIQSITLKKYPAEMSLSTLICFVGALQSSVVALVAEHHSGARVWALGWDFRLYGPLFTGIVTSGITYYVQGLVLQSRGPVFFTAFNPLCMIITCALGSFLFGEQLHLGSIIGAVIIAMGLYSVVWGKAKDYASANTTMKPTETQQLSITSSDHV, encoded by the exons ATGGATAAAATAGGGTTTGCTAGTTTTGGCAGTAAGGCAAAGCCTTATGTGTTAACAGTGGCAGTTCAATTTGGGTTTGCAGGAGCAGTCATATTCTCCATGGCCAGTTTCAATATTGGAATGAGTCGTTTTGTGTTCATTGTTTATCGTAATATCATTGCTGCAATTACCCTTGCTCCTTTTGCATGGTTTTTTGAAAG GAAAGTTAGGCCAAAGATGACTATCTCTGTCTTTTTGCAGATAATGGCACTCGCATTTTTGGA GCCAGTGATTGATCAAGGATTCACGTTTTTGGGAATGCAATATACATCAGCTTCCTTTACATCTATTATGTTGAATACTGTGCCTTCTATTACCTTTTTCTTAGCCGTAATTTTCAG GATTGAACGTGTGAATATTAAGCAGATAAGAAGCATAGCAAAGGTGATTGGGACAATAGTAACATTTGGAGGAGCATTATTAATGACTATTTACAAAGGACCACCAATCCATCTTTTTTATACTCCAAACACAACTCATCATCATGCTGGAAGTCACGACACTCAAACTCTTAAACATTGGGTCTCAGGAACACTTTTCATATTATTGGGCTGTTCTGCTTGGTCATCTTTCATTATAATACAG TCAATAACATTGAAAAAATATCCGGCTGAAATGTCACTGTCTACGTTAATTTGCTTTGTTGGTGCATTGCAAAGTAGTGTGGTGGCGTTGGTGGCGGAGCATCACTCTGGTGCGAGGGTTTGGGCTCTTGGTTGGGACTTTAGACTCTATGGTCCTCTCTTCACG GGAATAGTTACCTCAGGAATAACATATTATGTGCAAGGTTTGGTATTGCAAAGCAGAGGCCCAGTATTTTTTACAGCATTTAATCCTCTTTGTATGATCATCACTTGTGCTCTAGGCTCCTTTCTTTTCGGAGAACAACTCCACTTGGGCAG TATCATTGGAGCAGTGATTATTGCAATGGGTCTTTATTCTGTGGTGTGGGGTAAAGCCAAAGACTATGCTTCAGCCAATACTACAATGAAGCCGACTGAGACACAACAACTTTCAATTACTTCGTCCGATCATGTCTAG
- the LOC127084090 gene encoding ATP-dependent Clp protease proteolytic subunit-related protein 2, chloroplastic, protein MAVSPYAAVSTPRVCSPPSVSTKIYSGLKLQSSRSFGASSVSSSVNAQFFGKVNKVLSFRYANQKPVRAQFLMMPIGTPRVRYKTPGEDSWQWIDLWNALYRERVVFIAQEINEEFSNQILATLLYLDSIDNTRFLYLYINGPGGELTPCLALYDTMQSLETPIATHCVGQAYNMASFLLAAGQKVLYYPTVF, encoded by the exons ATGGCGGTTTCACCTTACGCCGCCGTTTCAACCCCTCGTGTTTGTTCTCCACCTAG TGTGTCCACTAAAATCTACTCTGGATTGAAACTCCAATCTTCAC GTTCTTTTGGAGCGTCTTCCGTTTCATCTAGCGTAAATGCTCAGTTTTTCGGTAAAGTTAACAAAGTTCTCAGTTTCCG GTATGCTAACCAGAAGCCAGTTAGGGCACAATTTCTAATGATGCCCATTGGAACTCCTAGAGTACGCTATAAAACACCTGGTGAAGATTCTTGGCAATGGATTGATTTATGGAATGCCCTT TATCGAGAACGTGTTGTCTTCATTGCACAAGAGATAAATGAAGAATTTAGTAATCAAATATTGGCAACTTTGCTGTATCTTGACAGTATAGATAACACCAGGTTTCTCTATTTGTACATTAATGGTCCTGGTGGGGAG CTTACACCATGCTTGGCTCTCTATGATACCATGCAGAGCTTGGAGACTCCTATAGCCACTCATTGTGTGGGCCAAGCTTATAATATGGCATCATTTCTTCTTGCAGCTGGACAAAAGGTGTTGTATTATCCTACTGTCTTTTAG